From the Conger conger chromosome 13, fConCon1.1, whole genome shotgun sequence genome, the window TAGTGTTTCGGGGTTTTGCTTCACTCGCTGCgcgtccgccccccccccacgcaaATCACCTGTCGTGACAATGGAGTCTTTGTCCCCGATGACGTGCGACTTCGCGTGGTCCTCCTGGGCGTCGATGGGCGTGGCAGGGGTGTGTCTTAAAAAGGTGGTGAGGACGAAGTGGCCGCTGTGCCGCAGGGTGCAGGTGAACCAGATGTCCTGCTCTTGTGCCCCGCGACCTGGCCAGAGCACCTGGATCCCACCGGTGCTGTACCTGCGAATATCACACTGCAGCGCCTCCACTCCCAGGTCAACCTGCCTCCTCATGTCCAGCTTTTTCCCCGAGCCTGTTAGACACAGTGAGGTAAGGCACTGTCGCTCCCATCAAAACTGCACTGCGTCCATGTCTGAATGGCACTCCGGCTGTTAACTCACCTGTGACGAAGAACGTGATGCCGTCCGGGTTCATAGCGCGGTCTCCTGGCTGTCCGAACTGCAGCATTGCATTTCGATAGCGGTAGTGAGTGTTTAAGTGTCCATTCAAATCAGTCTCGACCTGCTCCTCCGCCAGCTCACAGGGAAGCCAGCTCACCTCCTCCAGTAACACTGCACAGGACACCACACAATACATATTATGATTACTGCAGCAGGTATACTTGTTTAGAAAATTTGGGTGCTAGTCAAAGCAATACTTATGTTCAATAGATGTGCTGCATAGACGTTTAGTAGATTCGAGTTCCATCGTTAAATAAGTAGCCAATTCAAAGCAGAACTCGGTAGGATTATTTAATCGTCGGCAaaagtctggctgtaaacaaaATTACGTCTAAATGATATTTGCCACTGGTGAAGCTGATGTCATGACGTCGAGTAATTTTGTGCTACCTTGTCATCTGACTGTGTCCGGACTATATTTATGGGTGTCTGTATACCGCTAACACGAGCTAAGCATGTAGAAATCTTGTgcagaatatttattcatttgaaagaCAGCGTTTTCAACATGAACTACTCAACATGAACTACCCAACTACTGTAGATTGACCGACTGCTACAGCTACCAGGTTATGATCCCTTCGACAGAAATGAACTATATATGTCGCTATTACTATACATTAAGCAGAAAAATAATTGTGGAGGAAGCAGCCGTGCAATTAACAGATGAGATACCAACCTGAATAAATAagtgtactgagaagaactatAAAGCGCGTCACCATGTTGCCTCAGAATGTGCTCATATGAGCCCAGCACTCCAACCGCCGTTTCGTTTCAAGTGGATAAATATAGCTAGtgctttcactttcatttttggAGTAACATAACGTTGTCAGCCCATCCTATTTTTTAAGATAAAGTTTTGAAATATGAGTGACACCTCTCCCAATTGGTTAAAAATCTTGTTAACCAGGACCAGCtataaacacacatttcaaagaTCGTGTCAGTGTTATACAGCttaaaaagtattattttaGCTGCATTGTGGTTCGCTCATTTGAACACAAACGTTATAAAGACGAAACTAATACGTGTTTTGTCTATCTGTCTTACAGATAGTCAAACACTGAACGAGGATTCATTATCAGTAAATTGATAAATGGTTATATTAGTAAGTGTGATATTGTCTAAATTTGGCTGCGAACCGATATTCCTTGTCCTCTACATATAGGCGCAAATTATGTTCCACAATCCCCCTGTGGGGGCGCAATATAAAAACCTCGCAGTTGTTCTTTTGTGTATGTAGTTCTTTGAGCGATACATAGACACGTTGGCTTGTTTGAAAAGTGCAAAGGGCGCACTACGGACAAACTAGCTGCGAATGTGAAAGGGCACAGCACATGGTTCTATGTGGTTCCTGGAGTTGATCAACCGTATAAACATAAAGTATTAGAGCCATTTGGCCCTCACCTACTGTTCATAAACTTAGGTTGCTCACGAGCAAGATGTAACGCTAGGTTGGAACTTGGCCAGGTGTCGATAGCAAATtaggtgttttgttttgtgctcCAATCGCTCGGTTTCATAACTTGCGCTATCTCCCGAATAAGAGCCTCAAGTCACGTCCAAAGTATGGAATCTGGTAAGCCGAATATTTTGTCCTACCGCGTTCAGTTCAATATTCTTCGTCAGGAACTAGCTTACGTACTACCTGTGCAGAATAAGTAATTTAGTACATTGTGTTTTGAATAGCGATCACCTGGATTTCGTTTGTTGTGGTAGCTTCAGTAATCGCATAATTTGTCAGGTTAGGTGATGTGTTATAAATTAATTCACTGATAGTCCTAAATTAAGATGTGCATTTATTCACTGAAACGAAACTATTTGtagaatatttaattaaaatacaaagcCGCTAATTAAGTTAATTATTAAGTCAAACATGCAATTTGTTAACGTGTTGTAAGAATAATAGTATGCAAGCACAACAGTGTGATATTGTTAACAGTTGCGCTCACAAGTGTGACTGTATAGACTGGTACTTTTTTACCACTCACAACTTGGCTGTTTACTGATTTGTTTTAAACCAACGAAGCTTTAATCATAATCAAGCAAATGTTTATCCTCACATCACTGTGCTTGTTATTCTAGAGTTGTGGCTGAGCTGTGAGAAGACTGCCGTGCTCCAGGGAGGGTTTCTACTGGCGGAGAAGCTATCTGGTGCTGGGAAGCTGTCTGACCTCAGGAAGGAGGACTGGGCGACAGTGGGTCACCCTGTCCGGCAGGCCGTCATTAGCATCTGTGGAGAAGGTCGTGGGGGCAGCCAAGACCAAGTCCTCTGGAGAAAGAGGATCGTCTGTGTCCTGTGGCGCAAGCTACTGGAAACGGAAGACGGGAAGGACATTGACTCCGCGTGGAGAGAGAGCCCTTTTTTCTCAGTGCAGAACGCCCTCCCCCAGGTCAGCCGCGTGGTGCTGTACGAGTTGATCAAGTCGACGGGCTTCTCCCAAGTGTATGTCGAGTTGCTGCTGTGCTTCCCGGAGGCGGGCCTGTGCTCAGAGCTGGCTAGGCTGGCCAAGCACATCGTAGCCGAAAACACAAAGGAGGACACTGAGCTCCTCCTAGACGTGTGGTGGGACTTGTGGAAGGCCCGTGGCGGGCAGGAGCACGCCCTGGATCAGCTCTTTGCGTCGCAGTGCGGCAGCTACGCAACGCCCCGCTCTCAGCGCTCACGCCAGGCCACCCAGAACGTCGAGCCTGGTCCGCGGCAATCTCGGACCTTCCCTTGTGTGCAGTCCATCCTGTTCAGTGCAATTGAGGCAGTTAATCATGACGCGCTGTCCTTGGACGTGTGTCGTTTTGCCCTGTCCGTCTCCCTGGACACGTTCTACACGTCGTTCTTGCTCGACCGCGCGGAGGACGGCAGCCCCGAGCAGTATCTTCAGAGCCTTTCGAGGGCGGTGTGCGTGAGACGACGGCAAGCTGGCCCGGAGGGCCGCGACTTGACGGAGATCATCAGAGAGGCACAGCGAGAGCTCGCCGCCACACGCAGACCGGCGCGGTTCAGGCCGCACAGCGTGACTCTGATGGACGCCGTGCGTACCGTCTCGACCATTTGCCGGGCCTGGGGGGAGCGGGGGCTGTTGAAGGTGCCGGAAAGTGACGCTCCCCGTGAAAATGTCCTCGGTCTGGCGGGGAGTTTGCGCCGAGTAATCGGAGCCGTGGAGGAAGGCACAGCAACCGAGGCGCTGACTGAAGCCGAGAGGCGGGACGTGGATGAAATGTGTCGTACTTTGAGGGACCTTGCAGAGTCCCTtcctgtccccgacctccagtGTGACTCTGTGGACATGGCCCATGTAGCTGTTGCCGTCATCGATCAGCGTCTAGACCGATACCAAGATATcgtttgtgtgtttgcctcTGAATTAAATTGGGCTTTAAGTGGCAATGAGTGGATTAACTGCCTGAAGAGAAATAAAGACGCCTTTCTGCACAAAGACCTGGTTCTGAAGTTAATCTCCGTCCTAGTGGCCAAATGCCAAATGAACACGGATATCGTGCAGTGTAAACTGCTGAAGGAAATTATTTTGGATGTTTTCTCTGAGCTTCCACTACCAGGCAAGAATGAGAGCCTGGCTGCAGTGCTTGGTTCCTGGGGAAACGGTGGGCTGAACGGGACTCTGCCCCTTGCCATGTCTGAGGGCTTCAGTGAGGAGCTAAACTTGTCTTTCAACAGCCTCATTCAGAGTCGGGCAGAGTCCGGCTTGGGCCTTGCGGTGTCTGCCGTGGCCCGGGTTGCCCTACAGGACCCTGAAGCCACCCTGAGCAGATGCTGTCATATGGCTGTCATGAACCTGGGAGCTGAAGCTCTCCTGGCCCAAGTCCTCCAGCAGCTTCCTGGGCTGATTTATCCCCAGGGCTCCGGTGCAGAGGGGCGGAGCCTGGCTCGTGGGGGGCTGCTGTGCAGCTGTCTACAGGAGGCGGTTCAGGGCAAGCTGGCTACACCCCAAGAGGAGGGGCAGTTCCTCAACTTCCTTGCCGCCTTAATGAATTTCAAGGTGGTGGCGAGCGAGACCGAAGAGGAAGAGCTGAGTTTGTTGCCCCCCGAAAATGTGGTTTGTTCCTTTGTCCTGCCTTACCTTACCGCCTCTTCCCCTCACTCCTGTAGCTTGGAACTGTGCCTGCAGGTGCTTCACTCTGCCCTGAAGCAGGGAGAACGCATCGGCTCTGCTCATTGGCTGATGAGCTGCAGCCCTTTCCCCCTCCTCGCTGCTCTCTGTCAACTCCTGAATGACAGCTACGCCTGTTGGGAGGAGCCAGTGGAGGGCAGCCGTTACGTGTCGATTGAGTCAAAGGAGCTGCTCATTGGTGCTCTGAAGGTGATTGACGGGTTGGTTGGCAGGGAGGTGGCTGCAGCCCCTGGCGTCTGGTCTAGAGCAGTCTTCTGGCTCCACAGTAAACTGGAAGGGCTCGACTGGACCGTCTACTTTCATCTGAGGTCGATCTTGGGCGGGCACTTCAAGAACGAGGGTCCATGTTCCCTGTTTGCCGTGTGTGAGCTGTCGGAACGGGAGTGGTCTGGGCTGGAGCTGCTCCAGTACGGCCAGGGCACGGGCCTTCTGGCCTGGGTGGAGTGTTGCTGCATGCCTGGCCTACGTGAGACCATGCTGAGCGGCCTGGCTCTGGACCAGAGCTGCCCGGACCAGGTCACCATGTTCGGCAAGGGCCTCCTGGTGGCGGTGACGCAGACGCTGCCCTGGCGCACCCCTGAGGAGTGGCGGACGCTGCTGGGCGCGCTGAGGCAGCTGCTGGAGTCCGGCCGGCTCTACGCGCCGTACTCCCTGGAGTACGTGGACTTCCTCCCGCTGCTCGACCTCCGACCTTTCGCCTGCGAGCTCCGCCTGTCCGCGCTGCTGCTGCGCGTCTTCCAGCTGCTGTGCGGGGCGAGCTGCGAGGGCTGGCTGCCGGCGCGGGGCTGGGCGCACGCGGGGCAGCTCTACGCCGCCGCCGTCCGCGAGACCATCGCCTCCGTGAAGGGGAAGCTCCCCGTCCCGCCGCCCGCTCTCCCCAGCGGCGCGAGCGCCGGGCAGGAAGGCCTGTTCGTTCTGGCCCAGCTCTTCTGCCACGTGCTGCACGTCCTGGTGATGCTGCCGGGCGGCGCCGAGCCCCTCTTCCTGTGCGCCCTCGAGACGCTGACTCTGTACCAGTCGCTGACGGCCGCGTATCCCGCCAGCAGCTCCAGCCTGAACCGTAAAAACACGAAACACTTCTTCGCCACCCTCACGGCCAACCTGGAGAGTGCGGACATGAGGGCTGCCCTGAGTCAAAAGATTGCCCAGCTGTGAACCGTTTTCTGAACATGAGTTTATTAAGTGAAAATGAATTCCCATGGAAAAATTATGACAAAATTATGATAAGCCCctgcttttgtcatttttctggTTGTGTAACAACCGGTTA encodes:
- the gemin4 gene encoding gem-associated protein 4 codes for the protein MESELWLSCEKTAVLQGGFLLAEKLSGAGKLSDLRKEDWATVGHPVRQAVISICGEGRGGSQDQVLWRKRIVCVLWRKLLETEDGKDIDSAWRESPFFSVQNALPQVSRVVLYELIKSTGFSQVYVELLLCFPEAGLCSELARLAKHIVAENTKEDTELLLDVWWDLWKARGGQEHALDQLFASQCGSYATPRSQRSRQATQNVEPGPRQSRTFPCVQSILFSAIEAVNHDALSLDVCRFALSVSLDTFYTSFLLDRAEDGSPEQYLQSLSRAVCVRRRQAGPEGRDLTEIIREAQRELAATRRPARFRPHSVTLMDAVRTVSTICRAWGERGLLKVPESDAPRENVLGLAGSLRRVIGAVEEGTATEALTEAERRDVDEMCRTLRDLAESLPVPDLQCDSVDMAHVAVAVIDQRLDRYQDIVCVFASELNWALSGNEWINCLKRNKDAFLHKDLVLKLISVLVAKCQMNTDIVQCKLLKEIILDVFSELPLPGKNESLAAVLGSWGNGGLNGTLPLAMSEGFSEELNLSFNSLIQSRAESGLGLAVSAVARVALQDPEATLSRCCHMAVMNLGAEALLAQVLQQLPGLIYPQGSGAEGRSLARGGLLCSCLQEAVQGKLATPQEEGQFLNFLAALMNFKVVASETEEEELSLLPPENVVCSFVLPYLTASSPHSCSLELCLQVLHSALKQGERIGSAHWLMSCSPFPLLAALCQLLNDSYACWEEPVEGSRYVSIESKELLIGALKVIDGLVGREVAAAPGVWSRAVFWLHSKLEGLDWTVYFHLRSILGGHFKNEGPCSLFAVCELSEREWSGLELLQYGQGTGLLAWVECCCMPGLRETMLSGLALDQSCPDQVTMFGKGLLVAVTQTLPWRTPEEWRTLLGALRQLLESGRLYAPYSLEYVDFLPLLDLRPFACELRLSALLLRVFQLLCGASCEGWLPARGWAHAGQLYAAAVRETIASVKGKLPVPPPALPSGASAGQEGLFVLAQLFCHVLHVLVMLPGGAEPLFLCALETLTLYQSLTAAYPASSSSLNRKNTKHFFATLTANLESADMRAALSQKIAQL